A window of the Streptomyces griseochromogenes genome harbors these coding sequences:
- a CDS encoding TerB family tellurite resistance protein, which yields MLPVRGRDGRATRAVRILGTRTAWTPVGDGEFFCPGCGGDRNYQRLTGRRRFTLLGVPVLPRGATGPVVECASCRHHYGTDVLDHPTTRRFSAMLRDAVHTVALAVLAAGGSGSRTALETAAAAVRTAGFEDCTEDQLAALVEALAADTGRVLGGPCGASLAIELHEALDPLAPHLAPGGREGLLLQAARIALADGLYTPAERDALATIGAALTICTDDVNRLLAAARTPS from the coding sequence GTGCTGCCAGTACGGGGACGAGACGGCCGTGCCACCAGGGCTGTGCGCATCCTGGGCACCCGCACCGCATGGACACCCGTGGGCGACGGCGAGTTCTTCTGCCCCGGCTGCGGAGGCGACCGCAACTACCAGCGGCTCACCGGGCGCCGCCGCTTCACCCTCCTCGGCGTGCCCGTGCTGCCGCGCGGGGCGACCGGACCCGTCGTGGAGTGCGCGTCCTGCCGCCACCACTACGGCACCGACGTCCTCGACCATCCCACCACCCGCCGCTTCTCCGCGATGCTCCGCGACGCCGTGCACACCGTCGCCCTCGCCGTGCTCGCCGCCGGCGGCTCAGGCTCCCGTACGGCCCTGGAGACGGCCGCCGCCGCCGTCCGCACGGCCGGTTTCGAGGACTGCACCGAGGACCAGCTGGCCGCCCTGGTCGAGGCACTCGCCGCCGACACCGGCCGGGTGCTCGGCGGACCGTGCGGGGCGAGCCTCGCCATAGAGCTGCACGAGGCCCTCGACCCGCTCGCCCCCCACCTCGCCCCGGGCGGCCGCGAGGGGCTCCTCCTCCAGGCGGCCCGTATCGCGCTGGCCGACGGCCTCTACACCCCCGCCGAACGCGACGCCCTCGCCACGATCGGCGCGGCCCTGACCATCTGCACCGACGACGTGAACCGGCTGCTCGCCGCCGCGCGCACACCGTCCTGA
- a CDS encoding sialidase family protein, whose protein sequence is MTPLHRTLLTTLALLTSLTARLPAHATPAHASSGCTTSVPYVSGAGGYHTYRIPAMVRTGHGTVLAFAEGRHDGAGDSGDIDVVLRRSADGGCTWGPLTVVAAGEGNTRGNPAPVVDPRSGAVVLVTSYNSGAVTEAQIMRGETGEERGRRVFVQRSWDDGRHFTSPKEITAEVKRRGWRWYATGPGHGVALTRGPHTGRLLIPANHSAAPPAGSHDTGVESKYYGGHALYSDDEGRTWHLGFVDDTYDGVTNANETSAAQLPDGRVYFNSRQQNGKAVGHRIDAYSRDGGQTLERPYAVQPTLNDVPVVQGSVLQLHGHEAPLLFSAPSVPTARRAMALWSSTDDGHTFTKLQTLSAERAAYSDLVQLGSDTVGVLYETGAKGTYDTIEFRRLSVP, encoded by the coding sequence GTGACGCCGCTCCACCGCACGCTCCTCACCACGCTCGCGCTCCTCACCTCGCTCACCGCACGCCTGCCCGCCCACGCGACCCCCGCCCACGCGAGCTCCGGCTGCACCACCTCGGTGCCGTACGTGTCCGGCGCGGGCGGCTATCACACGTACCGGATCCCCGCGATGGTCAGGACCGGGCACGGCACCGTCCTGGCCTTCGCCGAGGGCCGGCACGACGGCGCCGGCGACAGCGGCGACATCGACGTCGTCCTGCGCCGCTCCGCCGACGGCGGCTGCACCTGGGGCCCGCTGACCGTGGTGGCCGCGGGGGAGGGGAACACCCGGGGCAACCCGGCGCCCGTGGTCGACCCGCGCTCCGGCGCCGTCGTCCTCGTCACCTCGTACAACAGCGGAGCCGTGACGGAGGCGCAGATCATGCGTGGCGAGACCGGCGAGGAGCGCGGCCGCCGGGTGTTCGTGCAGCGCAGCTGGGACGACGGCCGCCACTTCACCTCCCCGAAGGAGATCACGGCCGAGGTGAAGCGGCGCGGCTGGCGCTGGTACGCGACCGGCCCCGGACACGGGGTCGCCCTGACCCGGGGCCCGCACACCGGCCGCCTGCTGATCCCCGCCAACCACTCGGCCGCCCCGCCCGCCGGCTCCCACGACACCGGCGTGGAGTCCAAGTACTACGGCGGCCACGCCCTCTACAGCGACGACGAGGGGCGCACCTGGCACCTCGGCTTCGTCGACGACACCTACGACGGCGTGACCAACGCCAACGAGACCAGCGCCGCCCAACTCCCGGACGGCCGCGTGTACTTCAACTCCCGCCAGCAGAACGGCAAGGCCGTTGGCCACCGCATCGACGCCTACTCCCGCGACGGCGGCCAGACCCTGGAACGCCCCTACGCCGTCCAGCCCACCCTGAACGACGTGCCGGTCGTCCAGGGCAGCGTCCTGCAACTACACGGCCACGAGGCACCGCTCCTGTTCTCCGCCCCCTCCGTGCCCACGGCCCGCCGCGCCATGGCCCTGTGGTCCAGCACGGACGACGGCCACACCTTCACCAAGCTGCAGACCCTCTCGGCCGAGCGGGCCGCCTACTCCGACCTCGTCCAGCTCGGCTCGGACACGGTCGGCGTCCTCTACGAGACGGGCGCGAAGGGGACTTACGACACGATCGAGTTCCGGCGCTTGAGCGTGCCGTAG
- a CDS encoding MMPL family transporter, with product MGAARTRATGGRRGLPWLVLGLWVVLLAVAGPFAARLADVQHDRATDYLPASADSTRAARLQDRLPGGESTDLVLVYHRAGGLTAADRTTAGRQVATIAHRHTLTTAPRGVPSADGTTLMYPVTSNEPGTDEKKRDGFVDDVRQVAHGQGALTVEVGGPAALATDASGVYASLGGPLLYTTVAVVAILLILIYRSPLLWLVPLVVAGIADFLARAAAYGLNQVFGTAVSGQSAGIMTILVFGAGTDYALLLVSRYREELRRHERPYDAMRAALRGCGPAVLASSGTVAAGLLCLLAADLNSSRGMGPLGTVGVLCALAAMLTLLPAVLVLLGRRVFWPLVPAHGSTPKERRSLFAAMGSSAGRRPLTVLASGAVLLGALALGTLNLPGPLKQLDTFVDRPGSVTAMDTLAKAFPERSAQPVEILTPADRADATLAAAEGTRGVASARKGRTGGGWTEISVTASAPPQSAAETATIQALRDRLGGSYVGGPSAQQLDLKDTDARDRLVVVPIVLLSVLLILIVLLRSLVAPLILVAAVVAVWGAALGVGGLVFGPLSGFHGTDPGLGLLSFVFLVALGVDYGIFLMHRMREESLRGMEPAEAALTALRTTGGVIASAGLVLAATFAVLTDMGLVPLAELGLVIAVGVLLDTFLVRTYLVTSASVALGRRVWWPGRLSGTPSAGRERVPEPVG from the coding sequence ATGGGGGCCGCGAGAACACGTGCGACAGGCGGGCGAAGGGGACTGCCCTGGCTGGTGCTGGGCCTGTGGGTGGTCCTGCTGGCCGTGGCGGGGCCGTTCGCCGCCAGGCTCGCCGACGTCCAGCACGACCGGGCGACCGACTACCTGCCCGCGTCCGCCGACTCCACCCGGGCCGCCAGGCTCCAGGACCGGCTGCCCGGCGGCGAGAGCACCGACCTGGTCCTCGTCTACCACCGTGCGGGCGGCCTCACCGCCGCCGACCGGACGACGGCCGGACGCCAGGTGGCGACGATCGCCCACCGCCACACCCTGACCACCGCCCCGCGCGGCGTCCCGTCCGCCGACGGCACCACCCTGATGTACCCGGTCACCAGCAACGAGCCCGGCACCGACGAGAAGAAGCGCGACGGCTTCGTCGACGACGTCCGCCAGGTCGCCCACGGCCAGGGCGCATTGACGGTCGAGGTGGGCGGCCCGGCAGCCCTCGCCACCGACGCCTCCGGGGTGTACGCCTCCCTCGGCGGGCCCCTGCTCTACACCACGGTCGCCGTCGTCGCGATCCTGCTGATCCTCATCTACCGCAGCCCCCTGCTGTGGCTGGTCCCGCTCGTCGTCGCCGGCATCGCCGACTTCCTCGCCCGAGCCGCCGCCTACGGCCTCAACCAGGTCTTCGGCACCGCCGTCTCCGGCCAGAGCGCGGGCATCATGACGATCCTCGTCTTCGGCGCCGGCACCGACTACGCCCTGCTCCTCGTCTCCCGCTACCGCGAGGAGCTACGGCGCCACGAGCGGCCGTACGACGCGATGCGGGCCGCGCTGCGCGGCTGCGGGCCCGCCGTCCTCGCCTCCTCCGGCACGGTCGCCGCCGGGCTGCTGTGCCTGCTCGCCGCCGACCTCAACTCCAGCAGGGGCATGGGCCCGCTCGGCACCGTCGGCGTGCTGTGCGCGCTGGCCGCGATGCTGACGCTGCTCCCCGCCGTCCTGGTCCTGCTGGGCCGCCGCGTGTTCTGGCCGCTCGTGCCCGCCCACGGCAGCACCCCGAAGGAGCGCCGGTCGCTGTTCGCCGCGATGGGCTCCTCGGCCGGGCGCCGCCCGCTGACCGTCCTCGCCTCCGGAGCCGTCCTGCTCGGCGCCCTCGCCCTGGGCACGCTGAACCTGCCCGGCCCGCTCAAGCAGTTGGACACCTTCGTCGACCGGCCCGGCTCCGTCACCGCGATGGACACCCTCGCGAAGGCCTTCCCCGAACGGTCGGCGCAGCCCGTCGAGATCCTCACCCCGGCGGACCGCGCCGACGCCACGCTGGCGGCGGCCGAGGGCACCCGGGGCGTGGCGAGCGCGCGGAAGGGCCGTACCGGCGGGGGCTGGACCGAGATCTCGGTGACCGCGTCCGCCCCGCCCCAGTCCGCCGCCGAGACCGCCACCATCCAGGCGCTCAGGGACCGGCTCGGCGGCTCCTACGTGGGCGGGCCCAGCGCCCAGCAGCTCGACCTGAAGGACACCGACGCCCGCGACCGGCTGGTCGTCGTACCGATCGTCCTGCTCTCCGTGCTGCTGATACTGATCGTCCTGCTCCGCTCCCTGGTCGCGCCGCTGATCCTGGTGGCCGCCGTGGTGGCGGTGTGGGGCGCGGCGCTCGGCGTCGGCGGGCTGGTGTTCGGACCGCTGTCCGGCTTCCACGGCACCGACCCCGGTCTCGGCCTGCTGTCCTTCGTGTTCCTGGTCGCCCTCGGCGTCGACTACGGCATCTTCCTGATGCACCGCATGCGCGAGGAGTCGCTGCGGGGCATGGAGCCGGCCGAGGCCGCGCTGACCGCCCTGCGCACGACCGGCGGGGTCATCGCCTCCGCCGGGCTCGTCCTCGCCGCCACCTTCGCCGTGCTGACCGACATGGGGCTGGTCCCGCTGGCCGAGCTGGGCCTCGTCATCGCGGTCGGCGTCCTGCTGGACACCTTCCTCGTCCGCACCTACCTGGTGACCAGCGCGAGCGTGGCGCTGGGGCGGCGGGTGTGGTGGCCGGGGCGGCTGTCCGGGACACCGTCCGCGGGCCGGGAGCGCGTCCCGGAACCCGTGGGCTGA
- a CDS encoding GH1 family beta-glucosidase has translation MATDAGNPIPRFPAGFLWGVSTSAHQIEGAADEREASVWDAFTAGPGRVKDGSTAAVACDHYHRYREDVALLAGLGVDAYRFSVSWPRVNSPGGLDFYDRLVDELCAAGVRPVPTLFHWDLPASLDWLERDTAARFADHVSVVAERLGDRVTKWITLNEPAEHTLLGHALGAHAPGKQLLFDALPVAHHQLLAHGLAVRALRAAGAGDIGIANSHGPTWPASKDPADLEAAAFYDVLLNRLFADPVILGAYPEGLGELMPGDVQADLKIIGEPVDWYGINYYAPTRVGAPQGTEIEFGGLTLPAGLPFSVREIEDRPVTDFGWPVVPEGLTELLTGFRDRYGDRLPPIVITENGCSYEGIDDQDRIAYLDGHVRALHAALEAGVDVRGYFVWSLLDNFEWAEGYARRFGLVHVDYTTQKRTPKASYHWFRDVLRAQR, from the coding sequence ATGGCGACTGATGCAGGCAACCCGATCCCCCGCTTCCCGGCCGGCTTCCTGTGGGGTGTCTCGACCTCCGCCCACCAGATCGAGGGCGCGGCCGACGAGCGCGAGGCGTCCGTGTGGGACGCGTTCACGGCCGGGCCGGGGCGGGTGAAGGACGGCTCGACGGCGGCGGTGGCCTGCGACCACTACCACCGCTACCGGGAGGACGTGGCACTCCTGGCCGGTCTCGGCGTGGACGCGTACCGCTTCTCCGTCTCCTGGCCCCGGGTGAACTCCCCCGGCGGCCTGGACTTCTACGACCGGCTGGTGGACGAGCTGTGCGCGGCGGGTGTACGGCCCGTCCCCACCCTCTTCCACTGGGACCTGCCGGCCTCGCTGGACTGGCTGGAGCGGGACACGGCGGCCCGGTTCGCCGACCACGTGTCCGTGGTGGCCGAACGCCTCGGCGACCGCGTCACCAAGTGGATCACCCTCAACGAGCCCGCCGAGCACACCCTGCTGGGCCATGCCCTGGGCGCCCACGCCCCCGGCAAGCAGCTCCTCTTCGACGCCCTCCCGGTCGCCCACCACCAGCTCCTCGCCCACGGGCTCGCGGTGCGGGCCCTGCGCGCGGCCGGGGCGGGCGACATCGGGATCGCCAACTCCCACGGCCCGACCTGGCCCGCCTCGAAGGATCCGGCCGACCTGGAGGCGGCGGCCTTCTACGACGTCCTCCTCAACCGTCTGTTCGCCGACCCGGTCATCCTCGGCGCCTACCCCGAGGGCCTGGGCGAGCTGATGCCGGGCGACGTCCAGGCGGACCTGAAGATCATCGGCGAGCCGGTCGACTGGTACGGCATCAACTACTACGCGCCGACCCGGGTGGGCGCCCCGCAGGGCACCGAGATCGAGTTCGGCGGCCTCACCCTGCCTGCCGGACTCCCCTTCTCGGTACGGGAGATCGAGGACCGCCCGGTGACGGACTTCGGCTGGCCGGTCGTCCCCGAGGGACTGACGGAGCTGCTCACCGGATTCCGCGACCGCTACGGCGACCGGCTCCCGCCGATCGTCATCACCGAGAACGGCTGCTCCTACGAGGGCATCGACGACCAGGACCGGATCGCCTACCTGGACGGCCATGTCCGCGCGCTGCACGCGGCGCTGGAGGCCGGTGTGGACGTGCGCGGCTACTTCGTGTGGTCCCTGCTGGACAACTTCGAGTGGGCGGAGGGCTACGCGCGCCGCTTCGGTCTCGTGCACGTCGACTACACGACCCAGAAGCGCACCCCGAAGGCCTCCTACCACTGGTTCCGGGACGTGCTGCGGGCGCAGAGATGA
- a CDS encoding protealysin inhibitor emfourin, whose translation MHIQVRRTGGFAGIERRAEVDTSGRPDAAEWQALAERVLASGRGTPPAGVPDGFSYEITVDGRTVYAADPRLTEEQRELVSRVLKEGA comes from the coding sequence ATGCATATTCAGGTACGACGCACGGGCGGTTTCGCGGGCATCGAGCGCCGGGCCGAGGTGGACACCTCGGGCCGGCCCGACGCCGCCGAGTGGCAGGCCCTGGCCGAGCGTGTGCTCGCGTCCGGCCGGGGCACGCCGCCGGCCGGGGTCCCGGACGGCTTCAGCTACGAGATCACGGTGGACGGCCGCACGGTGTACGCGGCCGATCCCCGACTGACCGAGGAGCAACGGGAGTTGGTGTCACGGGTGCTGAAGGAGGGCGCCTAG
- the leuA gene encoding 2-isopropylmalate synthase: protein MANRQQPSSLPIHKYGRYEQVDIPDRTWPEQRVTVAPRWLSTDLRDGNQALIDPMSPERKRRMFDQLVKMGYKEIEVGFPASGQTDFDFVRSIIEEEGAIPDDVTISVLTQAREDLIERTVESLKGARRATVHLYNATAPVFRRVVFRGSKDDIKQIAVDGTRLVMEYAEKLLGPETEFGYQYSPEIFTDTELDFALEVCEAVMDVYQPGPGREIILNLPATVERSTPSTHADRFEWMHRNLSRREYVCLSVHPHNDRGTAVAAAELALMAGADRVEGCLFGQGERTGNVDLVTLGMNLFSQGVDPQIDFSDIDEIRRTWEYCNQMEVHPRHPYVGDLVYTSFSGSHQDAIKKGFDAMEAEAKAKGVTVDDIEWAVPYLPIDPKDVGRSYEAVIRVNSQSGKGGISYVLKNDHKLDLPRRMQIEFSKNIQAKTDAEGGEITPKEIWAVFQDEYLPNPDNPWGRIQVRTGQSTTDTDGVDTLTVEATVDGRDTVLTGSGNGPISAFFDALQSIGIDVRLLDYQEHTMSEGASAQAASYIECAIDDKVLWGIGIDANTTRASLKAVVSAVNRATR from the coding sequence ATGGCCAACCGCCAGCAGCCCAGTTCTCTGCCGATCCACAAGTACGGCCGCTACGAGCAGGTCGACATCCCGGACCGCACCTGGCCGGAGCAGCGCGTCACCGTCGCCCCCCGCTGGCTCTCCACCGATCTGCGCGACGGCAACCAGGCCCTGATCGACCCGATGTCCCCCGAGCGCAAGCGCCGGATGTTCGACCAACTGGTCAAGATGGGCTACAAGGAGATCGAGGTCGGCTTCCCCGCCTCCGGCCAGACCGACTTCGACTTCGTGCGCTCGATCATCGAGGAAGAGGGCGCGATCCCGGACGACGTCACCATCTCCGTGCTGACCCAGGCCCGCGAGGACCTGATCGAGCGGACGGTGGAGTCGCTGAAGGGCGCCAGGCGCGCCACGGTCCATCTGTACAACGCCACCGCCCCGGTCTTCCGCCGGGTCGTCTTCCGCGGCTCCAAGGACGACATCAAGCAGATCGCCGTCGACGGCACCCGCCTGGTGATGGAGTACGCCGAGAAGCTGCTGGGCCCCGAGACCGAGTTCGGCTACCAGTACAGCCCCGAGATCTTCACCGACACCGAGCTGGACTTCGCGCTGGAGGTCTGCGAGGCGGTCATGGACGTCTACCAGCCGGGCCCGGGCCGCGAGATCATCCTCAACCTGCCCGCCACGGTGGAGCGTTCGACCCCCTCCACGCACGCGGACCGCTTCGAGTGGATGCACCGCAACCTGTCCCGCCGCGAGTACGTCTGCCTGTCCGTCCACCCGCACAACGACCGCGGCACGGCCGTGGCGGCAGCCGAGCTGGCGCTGATGGCCGGCGCCGACCGCGTCGAGGGCTGTCTGTTCGGGCAGGGCGAGCGCACCGGCAACGTCGACCTGGTCACCCTGGGCATGAACCTGTTCTCCCAGGGCGTCGACCCGCAGATCGACTTCTCCGACATCGACGAGATCCGTCGTACGTGGGAGTACTGCAACCAGATGGAGGTCCACCCCCGCCACCCGTACGTGGGCGACCTGGTCTACACGTCCTTCTCCGGCTCCCACCAGGACGCCATCAAGAAGGGCTTCGACGCCATGGAGGCCGAGGCGAAGGCCAAGGGCGTCACCGTCGACGACATCGAGTGGGCGGTGCCGTACCTGCCGATCGACCCGAAGGACGTCGGCCGCTCCTACGAGGCCGTCATCCGCGTCAACTCGCAGTCCGGCAAGGGCGGTATCTCCTACGTCCTGAAGAACGACCACAAGCTGGACCTGCCGCGCCGGATGCAGATCGAGTTCTCGAAGAACATCCAGGCCAAGACGGACGCCGAGGGCGGCGAGATCACCCCGAAGGAGATCTGGGCCGTCTTCCAGGACGAGTACCTGCCGAACCCGGACAACCCGTGGGGCCGCATCCAGGTCCGCACCGGCCAGTCGACGACGGACACCGACGGCGTGGACACGCTGACCGTCGAGGCCACCGTCGACGGCCGGGACACCGTCCTGACCGGCTCCGGCAACGGCCCGATCTCCGCCTTCTTCGACGCCCTGCAGTCCATCGGCATCGACGTACGCCTGCTCGACTACCAGGAGCACACGATGAGCGAGGGCGCCTCCGCGCAGGCCGCCTCCTACATCGAATGCGCGATCGACGACAAGGTCCTGTGGGGGATCGGCATCGACGCGAACACGACGCGTGCGTCGCTGAAGGCGGTCGTCTCCGCGGTGAACCGCGCGACCCGCTGA
- a CDS encoding M4 family metallopeptidase: MTTNGGFEPVFCPIVPPHVLDRLAQHEDPAVADAAQRTLEHDALHRTRRRITAARGAAAPAGTPSGKPDRTIYDAHHTETLPGEKVHSEQDPPSKDATVNRAHAGLGATFDLYLKVYDRHSIDDAGLPLIATVHYGEKYDNAFWNGEQMVFGDGDGELFLDFTLPIDVIGHELTHGVTQYTANLEYYGQSGALNESVSDVFGSLIKQHALGQTAQQADWLIGAGLLGPNVHGEALRSMKAPGSAYDDPNLGKDPQPATMDGYVRTSRDNGGVHTNSGIPNHAFYLVASALGGNAWERAGQIWYDVLTGGELGTDAQFADFATLTVKAARERYGAGDEIQAVQKAWEQVGVQTL, translated from the coding sequence ATGACGACCAACGGGGGCTTTGAGCCCGTCTTCTGCCCGATCGTGCCGCCGCACGTCCTCGACCGGCTCGCCCAGCACGAGGACCCAGCCGTCGCCGACGCCGCACAACGCACCCTGGAGCACGACGCCCTGCACCGCACCCGGCGCAGGATCACCGCAGCGCGGGGCGCGGCCGCACCCGCCGGCACCCCGTCCGGCAAGCCGGACCGCACCATCTACGACGCCCATCACACCGAGACCCTGCCGGGCGAGAAGGTCCACTCCGAGCAGGACCCGCCCTCCAAGGACGCGACCGTCAACCGCGCGCACGCGGGCCTGGGCGCCACGTTCGACCTGTACCTCAAGGTCTACGACCGGCACTCGATCGACGACGCCGGACTGCCGCTGATCGCGACCGTCCACTACGGCGAGAAGTACGACAACGCCTTCTGGAACGGCGAGCAGATGGTGTTCGGCGACGGTGACGGCGAGCTGTTCCTCGACTTCACCCTCCCCATCGACGTGATCGGCCACGAGCTGACCCACGGCGTCACCCAGTACACGGCGAACCTTGAGTACTACGGCCAGTCCGGAGCGCTCAACGAGTCCGTGTCGGACGTCTTCGGCTCGCTGATCAAGCAGCACGCGCTGGGCCAGACCGCACAGCAGGCCGACTGGCTGATCGGCGCGGGCCTGCTCGGGCCGAACGTCCACGGCGAGGCGCTGCGCTCGATGAAGGCTCCGGGCTCGGCGTACGACGACCCGAACCTGGGCAAGGACCCGCAGCCCGCGACGATGGACGGCTACGTCAGGACGAGCCGTGACAACGGCGGGGTGCACACCAACTCCGGCATCCCGAACCACGCCTTCTACCTGGTCGCCTCCGCGCTCGGCGGGAACGCCTGGGAGCGGGCCGGGCAGATCTGGTACGACGTGCTGACCGGCGGCGAACTGGGGACGGACGCCCAGTTCGCCGACTTCGCCACGCTGACCGTGAAGGCGGCCCGGGAGCGGTACGGAGCCGGTGACGAGATCCAGGCCGTGCAGAAGGCCTGGGAGCAGGTCGGGGTGCAAACGCTCTAG
- a CDS encoding sensor histidine kinase, protein MNPVQATITAVRPRRAFASLGQLRQDACLAVALAALASVIAVTVGSGRHPDALGWVLLLGLHVPLARRRTAPLTVLALTIPLIALYHQQNYNHSAPTAASMVVLYTVAVMSGPVRTAVIGCAVIGLMLVLKIGHGMAGLAVSFQITGWIVSMLVLGGYIRVHRENAAAALERAERAERTREEEARRRVAEERLRIARDLHDLLAHSITLIGVRTSVAAHVLAADPGRLDRAAVAEALDDIAETCRTARGELRTTLEVLRDPGSPDSRGPLPGLHGLPDLAKTARAEVDLEARADGVPPAVGAAAYRIVQEALTNAVRHGGRDDLTVRVHVYEHDGALYVRVTDDGVGGGDGPPGYGLVGMRERARSVGGTVDAGARKDGKGFEVTAVLPLGGPR, encoded by the coding sequence ATGAACCCCGTGCAGGCAACCATCACCGCCGTCCGGCCCCGACGGGCCTTCGCGTCCCTCGGCCAGCTGCGGCAGGACGCGTGCCTCGCCGTCGCCCTCGCCGCCCTGGCCTCCGTGATCGCGGTGACCGTCGGCAGCGGACGGCACCCGGACGCGCTCGGCTGGGTCCTGCTGCTCGGCCTCCACGTGCCGCTGGCCCGGCGCCGCACGGCACCGCTGACGGTGCTGGCGCTCACGATCCCGCTGATCGCGCTCTACCACCAGCAGAACTACAACCACTCCGCGCCGACCGCCGCCTCCATGGTCGTCCTCTACACGGTGGCGGTCATGAGCGGCCCCGTGCGCACGGCGGTCATCGGCTGCGCCGTCATCGGGCTCATGCTGGTCCTGAAGATCGGCCACGGCATGGCCGGGCTCGCGGTGTCGTTCCAGATCACCGGCTGGATCGTCTCCATGCTCGTGCTGGGCGGCTACATCCGCGTCCACCGGGAGAACGCGGCCGCCGCCCTCGAACGCGCCGAACGCGCCGAACGCACCCGCGAGGAGGAGGCCCGCCGCAGGGTCGCCGAGGAACGCCTGCGCATCGCCCGCGACCTGCACGACCTGCTCGCCCACAGCATCACCCTCATCGGCGTGCGGACCTCGGTCGCCGCCCACGTCCTGGCCGCCGACCCCGGCCGCCTGGACCGGGCCGCCGTCGCCGAGGCCCTGGACGACATCGCCGAGACCTGCCGCACGGCCCGCGGTGAACTCCGCACGACCCTGGAGGTCCTGCGCGACCCCGGTTCCCCGGACTCCCGCGGCCCGCTGCCCGGCCTGCACGGGCTGCCCGACCTGGCGAAGACGGCACGGGCCGAGGTGGACCTGGAGGCCCGGGCCGACGGCGTCCCGCCCGCCGTGGGCGCCGCCGCCTACCGGATCGTGCAGGAGGCGCTCACCAACGCCGTACGGCACGGCGGCCGGGACGATCTCACCGTGCGTGTGCACGTGTACGAGCACGACGGCGCCCTGTACGTCCGGGTCACCGACGACGGCGTGGGCGGCGGCGACGGCCCGCCCGGCTACGGCCTCGTCGGCATGCGGGAGCGGGCCCGCAGCGTCGGCGGCACCGTGGACGCCGGAGCGCGCAAGGACGGGAAGGGCTTCGAAGTGACGGCCGTACTGCCCCTGGGAGGGCCGAGATGA
- a CDS encoding response regulator yields MIRVLLADDQTLVRAAFTMLVESAPDMEVVGQAATGREAVGLARAERADVVLMDIRMPGLDGIEATRLIAADEDLAGVRVLVLTTYDTDEHIVDALRAGASGFLVKDTRPADLLDAIRTIAAGEALLSPGPTARLIERFLRSPSAPPTGGPDCLSDREREVLTLVAHGLNNTEIAEVLGLSPLTAKTHVSRIMGKLGARDRAQLVVVGYESGLVIPGSMGA; encoded by the coding sequence ATGATCCGGGTGCTGCTCGCCGACGACCAGACCCTCGTCCGGGCCGCGTTCACGATGCTGGTCGAGTCCGCGCCGGACATGGAGGTCGTCGGCCAGGCGGCCACCGGCCGCGAGGCCGTCGGCCTCGCCCGCGCCGAGCGCGCCGACGTGGTGCTGATGGACATCCGCATGCCCGGCCTCGACGGCATCGAGGCCACCCGGCTGATCGCCGCCGACGAGGACCTGGCCGGGGTGAGGGTGCTCGTCCTGACCACCTACGACACCGACGAGCACATCGTGGACGCGCTGCGCGCCGGCGCCTCCGGGTTCCTGGTGAAGGACACCCGTCCGGCCGACCTGCTCGACGCGATCCGCACCATCGCCGCGGGCGAGGCGCTGCTCTCCCCGGGGCCGACGGCACGCCTGATCGAGCGGTTTCTGCGCAGCCCCTCCGCGCCCCCGACGGGCGGTCCCGATTGCCTCTCGGACCGTGAACGAGAGGTGCTGACACTGGTCGCCCATGGCCTCAACAACACTGAAATAGCTGAGGTGTTGGGGCTGAGCCCGCTCACCGCGAAGACCCATGTGAGCCGGATCATGGGCAAGCTCGGGGCGCGCGACCGGGCCCAGCTGGTCGTCGTGGGCTACGAGTCGGGGCTGGTCATTCCGGGCAGCATGGGTGCGTGA